The following coding sequences lie in one Thermosulfuriphilus ammonigenes genomic window:
- a CDS encoding D-sedoheptulose-7-phosphate isomerase, with translation MISLKERGEEALSASLAAKSSLLKEEGLLATETFCAWCEEAFRRGGRLLIFGNGGSAADAQHMAAELVNRFRLERSALPALALTTDTSIITSVANDYHFSQVFARQLEALGQPGDVALGISTSGESENVYQALKVARARGLKTAALTGQGGGRLREVAELVIAVASQETPRIQEAHIFWIHLVCEVLEEAIFGAKD, from the coding sequence ATGATCTCCCTTAAAGAAAGAGGAGAGGAGGCCCTTTCTGCCAGCCTGGCAGCCAAAAGCTCCCTGCTTAAGGAAGAGGGGCTTTTGGCTACCGAGACCTTCTGCGCCTGGTGTGAGGAGGCCTTTCGGCGAGGCGGCCGGCTCTTGATTTTTGGAAACGGAGGAAGCGCCGCCGATGCCCAGCACATGGCCGCTGAGCTTGTCAATCGCTTTCGCCTCGAGCGTTCGGCCCTGCCGGCCCTGGCCCTGACTACAGACACCTCCATCATCACCAGTGTGGCCAATGATTACCATTTCTCCCAGGTATTTGCTCGACAGCTAGAGGCCCTCGGTCAGCCGGGAGATGTGGCCCTGGGGATCAGTACCAGCGGGGAGTCGGAGAACGTCTACCAGGCCTTAAAGGTGGCCCGGGCCAGGGGGTTAAAAACGGCCGCCCTTACCGGTCAGGGGGGCGGTCGGCTAAGGGAGGTGGCCGAACTGGTGATTGCCGTGGCCTCTCAGGAGACTCCCCGGATCCAGGAGGCCCATATTTTCTGGATTCACCTGGTCTGCGAAGTCCTGGAGGAGGCCATCTTTGGGGCTAAAGATTGA
- a CDS encoding phosphoheptose isomerase: protein MFVRPSKLSESEKSLILHRLWEKDASLWSGDEEVQKAISNRLGWLDLPEAMAKSIDEIRSFSEEVKEEFEAVCLLGMGGSSLFALTLSKIFGPQPGYPYFFVLDTTDPEEVAKLEDDFDLKKVLFLVASKSGTTIEVVSLFKYFWGRLEGLMDQPGGNFAAITDPGTPLAKTAEERKFRRLFLAPPDVGGRFSALSYFGLVPAGLMGLDLERLLKAAQEMATVCGPEVPWEYNPAAKLAEYIGENFILERDKLTILADPLIRPYGLWIEQLVAESTGKTGIGVVPIVGEAPGSPTVYGPDRFFVNLGLEGRRDIYGRLLSELKQNEFPLVNHWWEDRYEIGAECFRWEMATALVGYFMDINPFDEPDVIRAKRKTAEILKLFKETGDFGVEFGLDDRTGHAFITSRILGDTPSLKLAIRKFFLSLSPWSYVAFLAYLPYDAELEEFFTDLRTMVRTRRQCSTMFGFGPRYLHSSGQLHKGGPKTGSFFIFTRRGRKEEQMVPGEGYTLWDLQFAQAYGDFQALSDLERQVIHIHLGEDYRKELEDFAAFLKETIELAEF, encoded by the coding sequence ATGTTTGTTCGTCCCTCTAAGCTTAGCGAATCAGAGAAATCCCTTATCCTCCACCGCCTCTGGGAAAAAGACGCCAGCCTATGGAGTGGTGACGAAGAGGTCCAGAAGGCCATCAGCAATCGCCTTGGCTGGCTGGATTTACCAGAGGCCATGGCCAAAAGCATCGATGAGATCCGCTCCTTTAGTGAGGAGGTCAAAGAAGAGTTCGAGGCCGTCTGCCTCCTGGGCATGGGAGGCTCCAGTCTCTTTGCCCTCACCCTGAGTAAGATCTTTGGCCCCCAGCCCGGTTATCCCTACTTTTTCGTCCTGGATACTACAGATCCTGAAGAGGTGGCCAAGCTGGAAGACGATTTTGATCTCAAGAAAGTCCTCTTCCTGGTAGCCTCCAAATCCGGAACAACCATCGAGGTGGTCAGCCTCTTTAAGTACTTCTGGGGCCGACTGGAGGGCCTTATGGATCAGCCGGGGGGAAACTTTGCGGCCATAACCGACCCCGGGACCCCTTTGGCCAAGACCGCCGAAGAAAGAAAATTCCGGCGCCTCTTTCTGGCTCCTCCTGATGTCGGAGGCCGTTTCTCGGCCCTCTCCTACTTTGGGTTAGTGCCCGCTGGCCTTATGGGGCTTGACCTTGAAAGACTCCTTAAGGCCGCCCAGGAGATGGCCACCGTCTGTGGCCCGGAGGTACCCTGGGAGTACAATCCGGCGGCCAAACTGGCCGAATATATCGGCGAAAACTTCATCCTCGAGCGGGACAAACTGACTATCCTGGCCGATCCTTTGATCCGCCCCTACGGGCTCTGGATAGAGCAACTGGTGGCTGAAAGCACCGGAAAGACGGGCATCGGGGTGGTGCCTATCGTCGGAGAAGCCCCCGGTTCCCCTACGGTTTACGGCCCAGATCGTTTTTTTGTCAACCTGGGCCTCGAAGGCCGGCGCGACATTTATGGCCGACTGCTCTCTGAGCTCAAACAAAATGAATTTCCGCTGGTCAACCACTGGTGGGAGGATCGCTATGAAATCGGGGCCGAGTGTTTCCGCTGGGAGATGGCCACGGCCCTGGTAGGCTACTTTATGGATATTAACCCTTTTGATGAACCCGATGTCATTCGGGCCAAACGCAAGACCGCCGAGATCCTTAAGCTCTTCAAAGAGACCGGGGACTTCGGAGTAGAATTTGGCCTCGATGATCGCACTGGCCACGCCTTCATCACCTCGCGCATCCTGGGAGACACCCCCAGCCTCAAGCTGGCCATAAGAAAATTTTTCCTCTCCCTCTCCCCCTGGTCATATGTGGCCTTCCTGGCCTATCTTCCCTACGATGCCGAGTTAGAAGAGTTCTTTACCGACTTGCGAACCATGGTCCGGACAAGGCGACAGTGTTCAACCATGTTCGGCTTTGGCCCCCGGTATCTCCACTCCAGCGGGCAGCTGCATAAGGGAGGCCCCAAAACCGGCTCATTTTTTATTTTTACCCGCCGGGGGCGCAAGGAAGAGCAGATGGTTCCCGGTGAGGGCTATACCCTTTGGGATCTCCAGTTTGCCCAGGCCTACGGCGACTTTCAGGCCCTCTCTGATCTGGAGCGGCAGGTCATTCACATCCATCTTGGCGAAGATTATCGTAAAGAATTAGAAGATTTCGCCGCCTTTCTCAAAGAAACCATTGAGCTGGCGGAATTTTAA
- a CDS encoding 3-deoxy-7-phosphoheptulonate synthase has product MIIILKQDLDPHGPEVKRILDVLHQYEGITTRLSGIRGTTRTVMELYVIGPTAHIPDEEIQALPGVEKVIRVSKKYRLIGRHQEELEGFGFDYNGLHFDQDSFHIFAGLCAVDTRENVARIFAALKEMGISTSRMGAYKPRTNPYSFQGHGKKCLPWLFELAGKYNIRCIAMEVTKESHIEEIRQALEEAGRPTGIMLQIGTRNAQNFELLKAVGQQDEFPVLYKRGMGITIEEALNACEYIASEGNRNIIFCLRGVKTNLGDPHRNLIDFGHVPVIKRLTRLPVCVDPTHSVGIKEWAPDGILDIFHAAAQGIIAGANMILVEFHPRPEEALCDGPQALTLEELPHFVADMALVREAYLRRKDLAARYRLKAWAPGQAEGRKEALAR; this is encoded by the coding sequence ATGATTATCATTCTCAAGCAGGATCTTGACCCCCACGGCCCAGAGGTAAAGCGCATCCTTGATGTGCTTCACCAATACGAGGGCATCACCACCCGTCTCTCAGGCATCAGAGGCACCACCCGCACCGTCATGGAACTCTACGTAATTGGCCCGACAGCCCACATTCCCGATGAGGAGATTCAGGCCCTTCCTGGCGTAGAAAAGGTCATCCGGGTCTCCAAGAAGTACCGTCTCATTGGTCGCCACCAGGAGGAGCTGGAGGGTTTTGGGTTTGACTACAATGGTCTCCACTTTGACCAGGATTCTTTCCATATCTTTGCCGGTCTGTGCGCCGTTGACACCCGGGAAAATGTGGCCCGAATCTTTGCCGCCTTAAAGGAGATGGGGATCAGCACCAGCCGGATGGGGGCCTACAAACCCCGCACCAACCCCTACTCCTTCCAGGGGCATGGTAAAAAGTGTCTTCCCTGGCTTTTTGAGCTGGCCGGCAAATATAATATTCGCTGTATTGCCATGGAGGTGACCAAGGAATCCCATATTGAAGAAATAAGGCAGGCCTTAGAGGAGGCCGGTCGGCCTACAGGAATTATGCTTCAGATTGGCACTCGCAATGCCCAGAACTTTGAGCTTCTTAAGGCCGTGGGCCAGCAGGATGAATTTCCGGTCCTTTACAAGAGGGGAATGGGCATCACCATTGAAGAGGCCCTTAATGCCTGTGAATACATCGCCAGTGAAGGAAATCGTAATATCATCTTCTGTCTTCGGGGGGTAAAGACCAATTTAGGAGACCCCCATCGCAACCTGATAGATTTTGGCCATGTACCGGTAATCAAGCGCCTGACCAGGCTGCCTGTCTGTGTGGATCCTACCCATTCGGTAGGCATCAAGGAATGGGCCCCCGATGGTATTCTTGATATCTTCCATGCCGCCGCCCAGGGAATCATCGCCGGGGCCAATATGATCCTGGTAGAATTTCACCCCCGACCGGAGGAGGCTCTTTGTGATGGCCCTCAGGCTCTGACCTTGGAGGAGCTTCCCCACTTTGTGGCCGATATGGCTCTGGTGCGGGAGGCATATCTGCGGCGCAAGGATCTGGCCGCCCGATACCGCCTCAAGGCCTGGGCCCCAGGGCAGGCCGAAGGGAGAAAGGAGGCCCTGGCCCGATGA
- a CDS encoding bis-aminopropyl spermidine synthase family protein, protein MRTRYQILRALKHRPMTFWQLVNLQDAHLVEFLEALKDLLDSGQIDYQDGLFRLRVDVPYQPRREVICRTCGIGVELRDYFGRILELFLEETKDRPLPVSDFDQGFVRPQDTVARLAYMYERGDLEDREIFILGDDDLLSVAIGLTGMARRVTVVEVDERITTFIRDFAQRHDLDNIVVREYNVLENLPPEERGAYDTFVTDPVETNKGLFLFVGRCLETLRGPGAAGYMGFTHREASLKKWQRLEEFVIKAGMVITDILRDFATYPERENQWEEFYETYEIMKKLDLPMPDCDWYKSAFVRMEAVAPVSVPEFDPPGDLKELYFDDESWATPHPSFMKKD, encoded by the coding sequence ATGCGTACCAGATATCAAATCCTCCGGGCCCTCAAACACCGACCGATGACCTTCTGGCAACTGGTCAATCTCCAAGATGCCCATCTGGTAGAGTTCCTTGAGGCCCTCAAAGATCTTCTGGATTCCGGCCAAATAGATTATCAAGATGGCCTATTTCGTCTCCGCGTCGATGTTCCCTATCAGCCTCGTCGGGAAGTTATCTGTCGGACCTGCGGCATAGGGGTGGAGCTCCGGGACTACTTTGGCCGGATTCTGGAGCTTTTTCTGGAGGAGACCAAAGATCGGCCTCTTCCGGTAAGTGACTTTGATCAGGGATTTGTCCGTCCTCAGGATACGGTGGCTCGTCTGGCCTATATGTACGAGCGGGGAGATCTCGAAGATCGGGAGATTTTCATCCTCGGTGATGATGATCTCCTTTCGGTAGCCATTGGCCTTACAGGTATGGCCCGGCGGGTGACAGTAGTCGAGGTGGATGAGCGAATTACGACCTTTATTCGAGATTTTGCTCAACGGCACGATCTGGATAACATTGTCGTTCGGGAATACAACGTCTTGGAGAACCTGCCCCCTGAGGAGAGGGGAGCCTACGATACCTTTGTCACGGATCCGGTGGAGACCAACAAGGGCCTTTTTCTTTTTGTGGGGCGTTGTCTTGAGACCTTAAGGGGGCCAGGAGCGGCTGGTTACATGGGGTTCACCCACCGGGAGGCCAGTCTTAAAAAATGGCAGCGGCTCGAGGAGTTCGTCATTAAGGCGGGTATGGTTATTACCGACATTCTGAGGGATTTTGCTACCTACCCAGAGCGAGAGAACCAGTGGGAGGAATTCTACGAGACCTATGAGATCATGAAAAAACTGGATCTTCCCATGCCTGATTGCGACTGGTATAAATCGGCCTTTGTTCGTATGGAGGCCGTGGCCCCGGTGAGTGTTCCGGAGTTTGATCCTCCAGGTGACCTCAAAGAGCTTTACTTTGACGATGAATCCTGGGCCACCCCTCATCCTAGTTTCATGAAAAAGGACTAG
- a CDS encoding type 1 glutamine amidotransferase domain-containing protein — protein MRVLILAANGFEDSELLCPMYRLAEAGYQVDIASLEWGEITGKRGYKVAANLSVDDVSPDGYRLLLIPGGKAPAALRENGAVLELVRQFAAARKPIAAICHGPQVLISAGLLKGRRATAYKTVASELKAAGALYEDSPVVVDDIFITSRMPSDIPFFMKEIIRILSEGRGGCA, from the coding sequence ATGAGGGTTCTGATCCTTGCGGCCAATGGTTTTGAAGACAGTGAACTTCTTTGTCCTATGTACCGTCTGGCCGAGGCCGGCTATCAGGTGGATATTGCTTCCCTGGAGTGGGGAGAGATAACCGGCAAAAGGGGCTACAAGGTAGCGGCCAATCTCTCGGTGGATGATGTTTCACCCGATGGCTATCGCCTTCTTCTTATCCCTGGAGGCAAAGCCCCGGCGGCCCTGAGAGAGAATGGTGCTGTCCTTGAATTGGTGCGTCAGTTTGCCGCGGCCCGCAAACCAATCGCCGCCATCTGTCATGGTCCGCAGGTTCTTATATCTGCAGGCCTGCTCAAGGGGCGTCGGGCCACAGCCTACAAGACGGTGGCTTCCGAACTTAAGGCGGCTGGAGCCCTTTATGAGGACAGCCCTGTGGTGGTAGATGATATCTTTATTACCTCTCGGATGCCTTCGGACATCCCTTTCTTTATGAAGGAGATCATCAGAATTCTTTCTGAGGGGAGGGGAGGTTGTGCTTAA
- a CDS encoding NAD(P)/FAD-dependent oxidoreductase, producing MLKTDYLILGGGYAGVPLAYRLARKGEDFLLVNRRPYQTLAALLPELITGSICEEEGIIWLKPLLKKVLVAEVREIDLSGRRVVALDHGRESVLVGWRKALVICLGWEPDVRFPAKGVCFVRELPDAFMARRALYLQEGQRVVICGGGFVGVEYAGEIATDLGIKLGLEIHLVEAAPDLLSGLPPEARKKARSVLEERGVKIHTGVPVEAIDKGRLVLKDGTEIPGDLFLWAAGVRASRVLEASGFEVDERGRALVDEYLRAQGREDVFVLGDCAGTGLPMLGQIAVQQGKFLGEYLPQIVSGQEPPPPRFAYKGLVVSLGEAEAVAALGDRVSFSGMLAVVLKKILGKKYFLDIRI from the coding sequence GTGCTTAAAACGGACTATCTCATTTTGGGTGGAGGTTATGCCGGGGTTCCCCTGGCCTATCGTCTGGCCCGTAAAGGAGAAGATTTTCTTTTGGTTAATCGCCGTCCCTATCAGACTCTGGCTGCCCTCCTTCCGGAGTTGATTACCGGCTCAATCTGTGAGGAAGAGGGGATCATCTGGCTCAAGCCTCTCCTTAAAAAGGTTCTGGTGGCCGAAGTCAGAGAGATAGATCTCTCCGGCCGACGAGTGGTCGCCCTTGACCACGGACGGGAGTCGGTACTTGTTGGTTGGAGAAAGGCCCTGGTGATCTGTCTGGGGTGGGAGCCGGATGTCCGTTTCCCGGCCAAGGGGGTCTGCTTTGTCCGCGAACTCCCGGATGCCTTCATGGCCCGCCGGGCCCTTTACCTTCAGGAGGGGCAGAGGGTGGTTATCTGTGGCGGCGGTTTTGTAGGGGTCGAGTATGCCGGGGAGATCGCTACAGACCTGGGGATCAAGCTGGGGCTGGAGATCCATCTCGTTGAAGCGGCCCCGGACCTTCTCTCTGGCCTGCCGCCTGAGGCTAGAAAGAAGGCCCGCTCGGTTCTCGAAGAACGGGGGGTTAAGATTCACACCGGGGTTCCGGTTGAGGCCATCGATAAAGGGCGTTTGGTCCTCAAAGACGGCACAGAGATTCCAGGTGACCTTTTCCTCTGGGCTGCTGGGGTGAGGGCCAGCAGGGTGCTGGAGGCTTCGGGGTTTGAGGTTGATGAGCGGGGCCGGGCCCTGGTGGACGAGTATCTTAGGGCCCAAGGTCGGGAGGATGTCTTTGTTTTAGGAGACTGTGCAGGCACAGGTCTTCCCATGCTGGGACAGATCGCCGTCCAGCAGGGAAAGTTTCTGGGGGAATATCTTCCCCAAATAGTCTCTGGTCAGGAGCCTCCCCCGCCCCGGTTTGCTTACAAGGGGCTGGTGGTCAGCCTGGGAGAGGCTGAAGCCGTAGCTGCCCTGGGAGATCGGGTTTCCTTCTCTGGGATGCTGGCCGTGGTTCTTAAAAAAATTCTGGGTAAGAAATACTTCTTAGATATACGAATCTGA
- a CDS encoding Wzz/FepE/Etk N-terminal domain-containing protein, whose product MEDKEKPLYHPGSSLPPYEEEIDLADIFAVLWRRRRFILGFTSLCLLVAGLYCFLSKPLYKISMQIRPGITGFDNEGNPISDWTVEDLQSWINEKAYISFLLKEFKGKEMSEIKAKSLRKGTLVTLTMYHSDPSLGQKILNKVVQSFASDAEEGQLNKLGFSRQKVTNKIATLRRKRNLALKEKERRIHALKDAEDRSRRLREKISKIEENAADLLLVSRNFVQTEESYFLIQANIIQQNVLYSNLNQYLNSINEEVLLLREEVSSLDEEITSLEAQIADWKARLALLSPVEIIQPPFASPKPVKPEKAKILALSLVAGLFMAVFLAFFLEFLEKSRDKIRQQA is encoded by the coding sequence ATGGAGGACAAAGAAAAGCCACTTTATCATCCTGGATCTTCCCTCCCTCCTTATGAGGAGGAGATTGACTTAGCTGACATTTTTGCCGTCTTGTGGCGTCGAAGGCGGTTTATTTTAGGATTTACCTCCTTGTGTTTGTTAGTGGCTGGACTTTATTGCTTTCTCTCCAAACCTCTTTACAAGATATCTATGCAAATTCGTCCAGGAATAACTGGATTTGACAATGAAGGAAATCCGATTTCTGACTGGACGGTGGAGGATCTTCAGTCTTGGATAAATGAAAAGGCTTACATAAGTTTCTTGCTAAAAGAATTTAAAGGGAAAGAAATGTCAGAAATAAAGGCTAAAAGTCTTCGGAAAGGGACTTTAGTGACTTTGACTATGTATCATTCTGATCCTTCTTTAGGGCAGAAAATTTTGAATAAGGTAGTTCAATCTTTTGCTTCTGATGCTGAGGAAGGTCAGCTAAATAAACTCGGGTTTTCTCGACAGAAAGTCACCAATAAAATAGCTACTCTAAGAAGAAAAAGAAATCTGGCTCTTAAAGAGAAAGAGAGAAGAATCCATGCTTTAAAAGATGCAGAAGATCGTTCTCGAAGGCTCAGGGAAAAAATAAGCAAGATTGAAGAAAATGCTGCTGATTTACTTTTAGTTAGTAGAAATTTTGTTCAAACGGAAGAAAGCTATTTCCTTATTCAGGCAAACATTATTCAACAAAACGTTCTTTACTCTAACTTAAATCAATACTTAAATAGCATCAATGAAGAGGTTCTCCTTCTTCGAGAGGAAGTTTCTTCTTTAGATGAGGAAATAACTAGTTTGGAGGCACAAATTGCTGACTGGAAGGCCAGACTGGCCCTCCTTTCTCCAGTAGAGATAATTCAGCCTCCTTTTGCCTCTCCAAAACCGGTAAAACCAGAAAAGGCCAAAATTCTGGCCCTATCTTTAGTAGCAGGGCTCTTTATGGCTGTATTTCTGGCCTTCTTCCTGGAATTCTTGGAGAAGAGCCGAGATAAGATCAGACAGCAGGCCTAG
- a CDS encoding type 1 glutamine amidotransferase, whose amino-acid sequence MKRLHYLQHVPFETPGLILDWAQDAGFEISRTALYGGDGFPPPGEIDLLVVMGGPMGVHDEEAYPWLVEEKRFLNQALKEKIPCIGICLGAQLLAAVLGAEVRSNRYKEIGWFPVELTEEGRDHPLLQDIPDRFLAFHWHGDTFEIPSGAVHLARSEACENQAFLYEDYVLGLQFHLEVGPENVAALVEHCEHEIIDAPYIQTKEAILGDHDLYEQMRPILYELLGNFVDLTELED is encoded by the coding sequence ATGAAACGTCTCCATTATCTTCAGCACGTCCCCTTTGAGACCCCCGGGCTTATCCTTGACTGGGCCCAGGATGCCGGTTTTGAAATCTCCAGAACGGCTCTCTACGGTGGAGACGGCTTTCCCCCCCCGGGGGAGATTGATCTTTTAGTGGTCATGGGAGGCCCCATGGGAGTTCACGACGAAGAGGCCTACCCATGGCTGGTGGAGGAGAAGAGATTTCTCAATCAGGCCCTTAAAGAGAAGATCCCCTGTATAGGGATATGTCTTGGGGCTCAGCTCTTGGCCGCTGTTCTGGGAGCTGAGGTCAGAAGCAACCGCTACAAAGAGATTGGCTGGTTTCCGGTAGAGCTTACGGAAGAAGGCCGGGACCACCCCCTCCTTCAGGATATACCTGACCGCTTTCTGGCCTTTCACTGGCATGGGGATACCTTCGAGATCCCCTCAGGGGCCGTGCACCTGGCCAGATCAGAGGCTTGCGAAAACCAGGCCTTTCTCTATGAGGACTATGTCCTGGGGCTTCAGTTTCACCTAGAGGTAGGTCCTGAAAACGTCGCCGCCTTGGTGGAACACTGCGAACATGAGATCATCGACGCCCCTTATATCCAGACCAAGGAGGCCATCCTCGGCGACCATGACCTCTACGAGCAGATGCGTCCCATTCTCTATGAGCTTTTAGGAAACTTTGTGGATCTAACGGAGCTTGAGGACTAG
- the ligA gene encoding NAD-dependent DNA ligase LigA: MMAVPREIVERVKKLREEINYHNYRYYVLDSPVISDAEYDALMRELKELEEKYPELITPDSPTQRVGFAPAEEFRQVPHSVPMLSLDDAFTEEEVLEFDRRLKRFLNLPEDEEIDYTCEPKIDGLAVDLVYENGLFTVGSTRGDGYVGEDVTNNLKTIKSIPLRLLSLDGVPIPRRLDVRGEVYMDKDRFRELNRQRLEQGEPPFANPRNAAAGSLRQLDPNVTARRPLDIFCYGVGLVEGYTFRSQWEILTTLPKWGFRVNPHVRLVKGIRAAIEYHREMDRLRERLPYEIDGVVIKVNDLELQERLGTKARSPRWALAFKFEPTQATTQVLDIIVSVGRTGAVTPVAILKPVKVGGVIVSRATLHNEDEVRRKDVRVGDWVLVQRAGDVIPEIVSVIKERRTGQERPFQMPRHCPICGSKLVRKPGEAIWRCPNKNCYAQLVRSVIHFASKGAMDIEGLGEKVAKLLVDMGLVRDVADIYQLKEEDLEQLPGFARKKAQNLIRAIEKSKETTLARFIYALGIRHVGEVTAQILAEHFKSLDRLMEARLEDLLSIEGIGPEVATSIVEYFRDKHNRERIRRLLEAGIHFKEAEKKPQEKPLAGMTFVFTGALSSMTREEAKRRVQELGGRVGSSVSRQVDYVVVGERPGSKYERARRLGVRTISEEEFLKLIGQA; the protein is encoded by the coding sequence ATGATGGCCGTCCCCAGGGAGATCGTCGAACGGGTCAAAAAACTCCGGGAGGAGATCAACTACCACAATTACCGCTACTACGTCCTGGATTCCCCGGTGATCTCCGACGCCGAATATGACGCTCTAATGCGGGAGCTAAAGGAGCTGGAGGAAAAGTACCCCGAGCTTATAACGCCAGACTCACCTACCCAGAGGGTAGGCTTTGCCCCGGCCGAAGAGTTCCGTCAGGTGCCTCACTCGGTCCCCATGCTCTCCCTGGACGATGCCTTCACCGAAGAGGAGGTCTTGGAGTTTGACCGCCGCCTAAAACGCTTCCTTAACCTTCCTGAAGACGAAGAGATCGACTACACCTGTGAGCCTAAAATAGACGGCCTGGCAGTGGATCTTGTCTATGAGAATGGCCTTTTCACCGTGGGCTCCACCCGGGGAGACGGCTATGTAGGCGAAGATGTGACCAACAACTTAAAGACCATAAAATCTATCCCCTTAAGGCTTCTCAGCCTGGATGGTGTCCCCATTCCCCGGCGGCTTGATGTTCGGGGTGAAGTTTACATGGATAAAGACCGGTTCAGAGAACTTAACCGCCAAAGGCTGGAGCAGGGGGAGCCGCCCTTTGCTAACCCGCGTAACGCTGCTGCCGGTTCTCTGCGCCAGCTGGACCCCAACGTTACCGCCAGGAGGCCCCTTGACATCTTCTGCTATGGGGTGGGGCTGGTTGAAGGCTATACCTTCAGAAGCCAGTGGGAGATCCTGACCACACTGCCCAAGTGGGGATTCCGGGTAAACCCTCATGTTCGTCTGGTAAAGGGTATCAGGGCGGCCATCGAATACCATCGAGAGATGGATCGCCTAAGGGAGAGGCTCCCCTACGAGATCGACGGTGTGGTCATTAAGGTCAACGATCTTGAGCTTCAGGAACGCCTGGGGACCAAGGCCCGGAGCCCCCGTTGGGCGTTGGCCTTCAAGTTTGAACCCACCCAAGCCACCACCCAGGTGCTGGATATTATCGTCAGCGTCGGCCGGACCGGGGCCGTAACCCCGGTGGCTATCCTCAAACCAGTTAAGGTAGGGGGGGTAATTGTCTCCCGGGCCACCCTTCACAACGAAGACGAAGTCCGCCGTAAGGATGTCCGGGTGGGAGATTGGGTGCTGGTCCAGCGGGCGGGAGACGTTATTCCGGAGATTGTCAGTGTCATCAAGGAACGCCGTACCGGTCAGGAGCGTCCCTTCCAGATGCCTCGTCACTGCCCCATCTGCGGCTCAAAGCTGGTCCGCAAACCCGGCGAGGCCATCTGGCGATGTCCCAACAAAAACTGCTATGCCCAGCTGGTTCGCTCCGTCATTCACTTCGCCAGCAAAGGAGCCATGGACATCGAGGGCCTGGGAGAGAAGGTGGCCAAGCTCCTGGTAGATATGGGCCTTGTTCGGGACGTAGCCGATATTTATCAACTCAAGGAAGAAGACCTGGAGCAGCTTCCAGGGTTTGCCCGAAAGAAGGCCCAAAATCTCATCCGGGCCATAGAAAAAAGCAAAGAAACCACCCTGGCCCGATTCATTTACGCCCTGGGAATCAGGCACGTAGGGGAGGTCACAGCCCAGATCCTGGCCGAACACTTCAAAAGCCTGGATCGCCTTATGGAGGCCCGCCTGGAAGACCTTCTCTCCATTGAGGGAATTGGTCCCGAGGTGGCCACCTCCATTGTTGAATATTTCCGAGACAAACACAATCGAGAACGCATCCGACGCTTGTTAGAGGCAGGTATCCATTTCAAAGAGGCCGAGAAAAAACCACAAGAAAAGCCCCTGGCCGGCATGACCTTTGTCTTCACTGGAGCCCTCTCCTCGATGACCAGAGAAGAGGCCAAACGTCGAGTCCAGGAGCTGGGAGGTCGGGTGGGCTCTTCGGTTTCTCGCCAGGTGGATTATGTCGTTGTAGGCGAGAGACCGGGTTCTAAATACGAACGGGCCCGACGCCTGGGTGTCCGAACCATTAGTGAGGAAGAATTCTTAAAGCTAATCGGACAGGCCTAG